In Macadamia integrifolia cultivar HAES 741 chromosome 1, SCU_Mint_v3, whole genome shotgun sequence, a single window of DNA contains:
- the LOC122080902 gene encoding aconitate hydratase 1, translating into MATRHAYECILKTLEKPGGGQFGKYYSLPDLNDPRIDKLPYSIRILLESAIRNCDDFQVTTKDVEKIVDWQNTAPKQVEIPFKPARVLLQDFTGVPAVVDLACMRDAMNNLGSDSNKINPLVPVDLVIDHSVQVDVARSENAVQANMDLEFQRNKERFGFLKWGSNAFQNMLVVPPGSGIVHQVNLEYLGRVVFDKDGILYPDSVVGTDSHTTMIDGLGVAGWGVGGIEAEAAMLGQPMSMVLPGVVGFKLTGKLKSGVTATDLVLTVTQMLRKHGVVGKFVEFYGEGMSELSLADRATIANMSPEYGATMGFFPVDHVTLQYLKLTGRSDDTVSMIESYLRANKMFIDYSQPQTERVYSSSLELNLEDVEPCVSGPKRPHDRVTLKEMKVDWHACLDSKVGFKGFAIPKESQNKVVEFSYDGTPAQIKHGDVVIAAITSCTNTSNPSVMLGAALVAKKACDLGLEVKPWIKTSLAPGSGVVTKYLLQSGLQKYLNLLGFHIVGYGCTTCIGNSGDLNEMVASAISENDIVAAAVLSGNRNFEGRVHPLTRANYLASPPLVVAYALAGTVDIDFETEPIGTGKDGKKIFFRDIWPSSEEVADVVQSSVLPDMFRATYEAITKGNPMWNQLSVPTSTMYTWDQSSTYIHEPPYFKGMTMAPPGPHGVKEAYCLLNFGDSITTDHISPAGSIHKDSPAAKYLMERGVDRRDFNSYGSRRGNDEVMARGTFANIRLVNKLLKGEVGPKTIHIPTGEKLSVFDAAMRYKSTGHDTIILAGAEYGSGSSRDWAAKGPMLLGVKAVIAKSFERIHRSNLVGMGIIPLCFKHGEDAETLGLTGHERFSIDLPSSVSEIRPGQDATVVTDNGKSFACTIRFDTEVELAYFDHGGILPYVIRNLINAKH; encoded by the exons ATGG CTACTCGGCATGCTTACGAGTGCATATTGAAGACGCTTGAGAAACCAGGAGGTGGTCAATTTGGGAAATATTACAGCTTACCCGATCTCAATGACCCACGGATTG ACAAGCTTCCTTACTCTATTAGGATCCTTCTCGAGTCGGCGATTCGTAACTGTGATGACTTCCAAGTTACGACCAAGGATGTCGAGAAAATTGTTGACTGGCAGAATACTGCTCCCAAACAGGTTGAGATTCCGTTCAAGCCTGCTCGTGTGCTTCTTCAG GATTTTACCGGCGTTCCGGCTGTTGTTGATCTTGCATGCATGCGCGATGCTATGAACAATCTTGGCAGCGATTCGAACAAGATTAACCCATTG GTTCCGGTCGATCTTGTAATTGATCACTCAGTGCAAGTTGATGTGGCAAGATCAGAAAATGCAGTGCAGGCAAATATGGATCTTGAGTTCCAGCGCAACAAAGAAAGATTTGGTTTTCTTAAGTGGGGATCCAATGCATTCCAGAATATGCTTGTTGTCCCTCCAGGCTCTGGGATCGTTCACCAG GTGAACCTAGAATACCTTGGACGTGTCGTATTTGACAAGGATGGTATACTTTACCCTGATAGTGTAGTGGGTACCGATTCCCACACAACTATGATTGATGGGTTAGGTGTTGCTGGCTGGGGAGTCGGCGGGATAGAGGCAGAAGCTGCAATGCTTGGCCAG CCAATGAGCATGGTTCTGCCTGGTGTAGTGGGGTTTAAATTGACAGGAAAATTGAAAAGTGGTGTGACTGCTactgatttggttttgacagtGACCCAAATGCTCAGGAAGCATGGGGTTGTTGGCAAGTTTGTGGAGTTTTACG GCGAAGGCATGAGTGAATTATCGTTGGCTGATCGTGCCACTATTGCAAACATGTCTCCCGAGTATGGGGCAACCATGGGTTTCTTCCCTGTAGATCATGTCACCCTGCAGTATTTGAAACTCACTGGCAGAAGTGATGACACT GTTTCTATGATAGAGTCCTATCTGCGTGCTAATAAGATGTTTATTGACTACAGCCAG CCCCAGACTGAGAGAGTCTACTCCTCTTCTCTGGAATTGAATCTTGAGGATGTAGAACCATGCGTATCAGGGCcaaagag GCCTCATGATCGAGTTACCTTGAAAGAAATGAAGGTGGATTGGCATGCTTGCTTAGACAGCAAAGTTGGATTTAAG GGATTTGCCATACCCAAGGAATCTCAGAACAAAGTTGTTGAGTTTTCATATGATGGGACGCCAGCACAAATTAAACATGGTGATGTTGTTATAGCAGCTATCACCAGCTGCACAAATACATCAAATCCTAGTGTAATGCTTGGAGCTGCATTGGTTGCAAAGAAAGCCTGTGACTTGGGACTAGAG GTCAAGCCATGGATCAAGACTAGTTTAGCTCCAGGATCTGGAGTTGTTACTAAATATTTACTACAGAG TGGGTTGCAGAAGTATTTGAATCTGCTTGGATTTCATATTGTTGGGTATGGGTGCACTACTTGCATTGGGAACTCTGGAGATCTAAATGAAATGGTGGCATCTGCAATATCTGAAAATG ACATAGTGGCTGCAGCTGTGTTATCTGGCAATAGGAATTTTGAGGGTCGTGTGCATCCTTTAACAAGGGCAAATTATCTTGCTTCCCCTCCCCTTGTAGTTGCCTATGCACTTGCTGGCACG GTTGACATAGACTTTGAGACAGAACCCATAGGGACGGggaaagatggaaagaagataTTTTTCAGGGATATTTGGCCATCCAGCGAAGAAGTAGCAGAT gTTGTGCAATCTAGTGTATTGCCAGACATGTTTCGAGCTACATATGAAGCAATCACCAAGGGAAATCCGATGTGGAATCAGTTATCCGTCCCTACCAGTACTATGTATACTTGGGACCAATCATCAACTTATATTCATGAGCCTCCTTATTTTAAGGGCATGACTATGGCCCCTCCTGGACCACATGGAGTTAAGGAGGCCTACTGCTTACTTAATTTTGGGGACAGTATCACAACTGATCATATATCACCTGCTGGTAGCATCCACAAAGATAGTCCTGCTGCCAAGTACCTCATGGAACGTGGGGTTGATAGAAGGGATTTCAACTCTTATGGAAGTCGTCGTGGTAATGATGAGGTCATGGCAAGGGGTACTTTTGCCAATATTCGCCTTGTAAACAAGCTCTTGAAGGGAGAAGTTGGGCCAAAGACAATCCACATTCCCACAGGGGAGAAACTATCTGTATTTGATGCTGCCATG AGGTACAAGAGCACAGGACATGATACCATTATATTGGCTGGGGCTGAGTATGGAAGTGGGAGTTCTCGAGATTGGGCTGCCAAGGGCCCAATGCTCCTG GGCGTGAAAGCAGTGATTGCAAAGAGCTTTGAGCGGATTCACCGCAGTAACCTTGTGGGTATGGGTATTATTCCACTGTGTTTCAAGCATGGAGAAGATGCTGAGACTCTCGGTTTAACTGGCCATGAACGCTTCAGTATTGACCTCCCAAGCAGTGTGAGTGAGATTAGGCCTGGTCAAGATGCCACAGTTGTGACAGACAATGGAAAATCATTCGCTTGCACCATCCGATTTGATACGGAG GTTGAACTGGCCTACTTTGATCATGGAGGCATTCTGCCTTATGTTATTAGAAACTTGATTAATGCAAAGCATTAG